The window CGCATTTTTGGAAACTTCATCATCATCTtttccatgctttgcccaagaTAAAGCTTTGGAGTGGAAAACGTGTGTAAATTGTATAACATACAGGAGCTTTCAGGATTTTCCTTTGCCAACCTAATGTCAATCAAAGCACCACGTACTTGTAGACGCCtcaatttctgcaatttccaaAAAATATCTTCCAACGATGAAAGAACAAAATCAGGATAATATGTTGTCACACAAAACGCTTCCAAATTCGAGAGGTTTTCCAGCGAGGGTGGGATGTATTTGATCCAACCCGAAACAGCCAAGTACCTCAACTGAATGAGCAACCCTAATTCACATAGGAAAGTAAAACCAAGATTAATTTGTTCCAAATCCAACACTTGAAGAAGTTTCAGGTGACAAACAAAGGATAAGTTGTATGATACTCCACGGCTCCCAATACCACGACAAGAATGTAATAGAGAGCGTACATGGGGACAAAATATCTTTGACTTCGCAAAATGCTTTGGCTGAGAGTGAATGGATAACCGATATAGGTAGTGTGGTTCATCAAAATTAAGAAATCCGTCACATCCTTGTATCAAATGTAGAAATTTTTTATCTTTAGCTTTTCCCAAACAAAAGACATGCAACAAATCATGAATGTGGCATGTCTTGACCCCGCCAATGGATCTTTTTTGCCCCTCCATAACTAAGCTTCTGTTAATTAGATCTATTAAATAGCCTTCTGCTAATTTTTCAAGGCTCTCTGATTCCTTCTTTTGCAGAAATCCTTCAGCGATCCACAGCCAAGTCAACTTCTTTACAGAAATTTCTTGGTCTTCTCTAAATGCACTGAAGTAAAGAAGGCATGGCTTCAAATGGTCAGGTAGATGTATGTAACTCAGCTCTAATATACTCTTGCATTGTTCTGTGGCACCAATCTTGCTGTTTGAGTCTAGCCTTTCTGCTACCTCTCCCCAACGACCTTGATCTAGAGTCCCGAGAATTCCAGATATGATGACGATTGATAGAGGCAGTCCATTACAGTTTTTTGCTATTTGCCTTCCAAGAACACTTACTTCTACAGGATAGCCACCTTCTATGGTAATTGACAGCTTCTTCTTTAGTAACTCCcagctttcttcttcatcaagtGGCCGAAGATGGTGAGGTTTACCGGTAATTCCATGATGCCGACTCGTTAATATAATTCTGCTTCCATTGGCATAATCTGGGAAAGATATTTTCAATGCATTCCATGCCTCAATATCCCACACATCATCTAAAACTATGAGATACTTCTGTTTCCTCAAGTGATTACAAAGTTTGTGAGCTAAATCATCTTCATCCATCTCTGAGTATTGAGCTTTTGGATCAATGCAACCCAAAATCCCAAGCAACAGATCTTTCTTGCAATATACTTGAGAGATACAACACCATGCAAGAATATGGAAGTGAGGTGCAATTGATGGATCATGGTAGACTCTTTGTGCCAGAAACGTCTTACCTAGTCCAGGCATGCCCACAATGGAAATGATGTCCAACTGCATTGATCCTCCTATAAGTTGATCGATAATTGCTTGCTCCTGATCCTTGAGATATACTGAAGTTTTATGAATGGTTGAGATATTACCCTGTGATGGCACCAGGTGGAATGCTCCAGTCCACTTGCTTCCTgctgttttgaaaaaattacatAGAGAATGAATGATCATGAACAAAATCTGGACAGCTAAAATCATCATCTTTTTCAAATATTGTGAGATACTACCTTGTGGCACATCCCTCGAACTATTGGTAGGCTTCTCGGCTTTGATGCTGTCAAACTCCCTTGTCTTGGTTTTAAGAAGCTTGATTTCTTCTGTGACTTTGTCAAACAACATTAGAGAATAAAATGATACATCTCCAACTATTAAGGAGTCAATAACAAACTCTGTCTTGTGTGCCACTTCCGTAATACGACTTCTAAGAGCTTGGAGCTCTTCAAGGTGGTTGCGTTGGTCCCTGTTGTTCTCCAAGTATGATCTTAAGAATACAAGATCATCTTGCATCATTTGAATATGAAGCTTTTCCTTCTCTGTGTGCTGCTCCAAATTGTTGTCCAAGAATGATTTCAAGAACGACAAATCTTCTTGGATTGTTTGTGCTTGGAGGTTTGCATCCTGGTTGTGCTGCTCCATGGCATTCTTCAAGTATGACCTTAAGAGGTGAACTCTATCCtctgcaaaagaaaatagagGATCAACTTCATAGCTTGCTACTTCCTTTAGTTTTTCTAGGAGAAGATCAATAAGCCCCAGTGCATTAGTTGTAAGGAAGTTAAAATTTGACACTACGGGATACTTTTCCTCAACTTCTGCCTTAATAATCTTAATCTTCTCCAGCAAACAAAAAAGCTGAATATCTATTTTCTTGGCTGAAGCTTCTCGAATGTTGTTCTGATAAAGTGAAAAAATTATAATCCCAGCATCACTGACCAGAGCTCCAACAAGATCCTTGATTCTTTCATCTAGCCCGTCACACTTCTCCTTAGTGAGAATGTTTCTCAAGAATCGTAGTCCCTCATAGAGCATCCGCAATTGATGTTTCAAAGATACCATGAAACAGGGAGGACAATTTAGTAGCAGCTCCCAAAGATGACCTAGGAGAGAATCTACAAATTCACCCACTATAATCATATCCTGCTTGGTTGACAGAGTGGGGGATGTTGATCCAGATTCAACGACGCGGATATATGTGAGAAGGGCTCGGTGGTCAGCGGGCTTGATCTTGTCTATTAGTTCTGAAATCTTTATGCCTAATCCGTCAAGCTCTTGATCGTCATATTTTGAAGACCAACAAATGTAACAAAGATGTGCTGCAGATAAAGCCACCACTGCACAGTGCTCCAAGAGATTCCTCTTGGGCTTGACTTGCAAAATGGCAAAACGAATGAAATTTTTAAGGAACACTAGCTTCTCTTGAAGGGGTTCCAATAATTTTGCAAGTCTTGAATCACAGGCTTCACCCCAGATGACAATATCCTCAAGATTCTGTaggagaaaataaaagaattccAAGAATTCATCTCTCGAAGGAGAACTGGATTCCAAAAAGCTCTCCAGATATGAATTATGACTCTTGTTGCAATAGTCATACCTGTCACGCCCCTGAGAGACAGATTTTAGCAAGGAGTCCAACATCTCGACGTACATTTTACTGATCTTTTGCCTACAATTCTTTAGAATCCTCCTAAAATTAGAGGTATCTCCAGCCAATTCTCTGGGAAGCAATCCATCCTCTAACTGGAGAAAAGAGCAGAACTGCTGCCCATTTTCATTAACAGCATCTTCAAGAAGTCCAGTCTTTGAGGGATTACACAATTTCCTTGCACAAAGGAAAAATGTTTTCACCAGCCTTAACTCTACCATGAGCTCATTCAAAGCATGATCTTCCTTGCAGAAATCTAAGATTGAATCAATGCAAGTCATTGTATTGGTAGACAAACAAATGTCAGTTCCATCAAATACTTGATTATCACCTCTGAATAACAAACAACAAAGATGTGTTGCAAATAAAGCCACAACTACATTTTGCTCATTAATAAAGCCTTCCGCCCAGTTCCAGAGATAGTCACTTGAAACGTTCAATGCTTTTAGGTCCCTTTCAAAAATAGCCACGACCAGACCAAGTCTTGAATCACGGAGTCTGGCAACGCGGAGAAAACAGCAGAACTTCTCTCGGAATGAGTTGAATAATCTCATTAATTCATATGTCCAAGAAGAATGCTCTCCTTGTAAGCGATCCAAGATACTGGAATACCATTCACCCGTCCAGCCATGCTCCAAAAGCAGCTTCGAATATATCTCTGCAGACTCTGAAAAGAATTGCACCATGGAATTCCACAGCTCTCCACAAAGATGTCTGATTTGCTGCCTCAAATTCTCTAGACTTTCTTGAAAACAAGAGCCTCCAGTGGGAGGCAATCCATCCTTAAGAAGAAGAGAGTAAAAGACCTTCCAATTTTGATGAATAGAATCTTCAAGGCATCCGATATCTTGCCTAAAATTCTTTAGAATATCTCGAAATGTAGCGGCTTCTCCAACATGAAAAGGGGAAAACAGCATCCTACTTTGATGAACAGACTCTTCAAGGCATCTGATCTGGTGCATAAAATTCTTCAGAAAATCCCGTAAACTAGAGTCTTCTCCAATCAAGTGGAAGCGGGAAAAATCCTGATCTAATCCAAAATAAGAGTAAAACTGCTGCCCATTTGGATGAACAAATTCTACAAGGCTAAAAAAGGAATCCTCCAATGCCCTCGCATTCGGGATAAAGTCTTTCAGTTCTTCTAAGTCCCGCTTCAGCATCCTGAAACTTCCATCATCCTTGGAGAAAACACCCTCGTCCCCCAGCAACTGCAGCTTTTCTAAGATTATTTCAGGGCAATACTTGCTGTCCTGCTGCCTTCTTCTGTAATCCATGAGTCCGGTTCCAGTATTTTGTCTGAGATTTCTCTATCTCCGGAAGTCTGTCGACTTTTTTCTTCTCTACCCCATCGAAATGGACTCACAAGTCACCACCACCCAAAACTTTTTCACTCGTCAAAAGGAAACGAACAGTTGTAATTCCATTTTATTCTAGAGTACAAAAAATGAGACTATTTCAGTTTGAGGgaccaaattgaaaattttattgctaTTTCGCAAGACCAtattgagatttttcaaaatttgagagACCAAATGAAAATTTCCATTCACTTTGGAGGaccaaaatgaaattaattccttttttttttttttgacaatttgcatcaactacttttctttttttttttttttttttttaactctcaAGAGCGCACAACAGCCTAAGGTCAAAACTCATCATTGTGTTTGGTATATAATAGTCAGCAGACTACAGATTCAAGCGCCTAACTTGGAGCTAAACTTGtcatggcatttttttttttcaataatgagggtaacatttttatttttagattgTAAAATAAGGGCtggatttctttttttgggtcaaagtgTTGTGGTGATAATTGACGCCTGAATTGGCTCCGAACATTTGATGACATTGTTTTAATAATGAtggtaaaaattttttatttttttatttttgcctgCAACGATAATATTTGTATAGCATAATTTATCATATCCTATAGCGAGGAGAGGCTGTGTAAGGAGCTAGCAGATATAAAGATCTGACTAGATCAAAAAGGTGTTCTAACACCacctttgaaatttgtttaCTGCAGATAGGGTTTGAATCTCCGACCTACAATTCAAAGAAGGACTTAATAATAatggtaaaatttttttttatttgctagattatgtatattatatagtAGGATTTTATAATGGGTGCCTATTCGGCACTCGTTAACTGGATAAGAAACAACCTGCTTAATTAATGCATTAATTATTTCATATTTTAGAAAGCTATTTTTAAGGGATTCAAATGTTAAATGATACATATAACCTTCTTCCTAAAAATAAATATGACAAATCTTCTGCTAACACTTATCTTTCTACTGCCAAAATAATGAATTCACCATAGCGCCAAAAATGATGCTTTTAATGAAAACCACAAAAATGGAGGCACCAAGATGCATAAAACTCATATTTTGCTCCTATCTAGAACTACGAAAATTTTAACTTATATTTAAAATCTTCAATGCTTTGAGAAAATATATTAACGACAAAACAAATGTAAATCCAAGAAAGAAATTAtcattttaattgaaaattttcttgcATTGGAATTTCGACTCATTTTAGTTTTTGACATGTTTTTATATTAAAATCATTAATTTAGTTTCAAATTAGTTGCTGGATTGAGTCAAAGTATTGCTTGTGTTAGTCAAGGACCAAAATTTTCATCCATAAGATTGAGTGAAGTTGCATTTATAATTGAAGAGAGAATCCTGAAGGCCATCTATTGTTTTCTTAAGACTTAGGCCTATTTGATAATctaattcagcacttaaatttaataaattcacatcttaacatattcagaccgtttaataaatttaataaattcagatcttaacatattcagaccgtttaataacaaaaaagtgaacatctaaattaattaaatgacactgaattttctaggcaaaacttgctcctaatattaagtgataaactattcacttatcactgaatgtgatatgtactcaaatgtattagatttaatacttaacaattcaataagttaatgaattcagacttcagatttcagatttcagacttcagatttcagatttcagccTTCAGTTTCCAGACTTTagtttatcaaacgcacccttaaACTCACGTGAGAATACTCATTGACCTCTTCTTTTGGCGTGTCGAAAGCACTAGCTTTCCCTCCTCTCTCGAACACAATAACTCTTTCCCTCTCATGGCTtctgtttttctcttttatatttttaataaagTCTTTTCTAGAGTTTTCTAGTaagaatttattattttttagggTATTTTAATGTGAGCTTTTTTCTCCTAAAGTTTCCCAATAAAAGTTTTCTTTTCTCCGAAGGATTCATAGTTGAagtttttcataatttttctgtttttttttttagatgtgAGTTTTTGTAGATTTAGTTGTCATATATGAAATTCCTTAGGTCTATTTCGTCAGATCACACCCTAGCATCTGAGTTTGAAGCAATTAGGTAGCAAATTTGGTGGTTGGAAATATGTACAATTATCCTTGGGACTATAAGTGTTTTACCTTACTTTTTGTGTTTCATGGTGTAACTTTTGGGTGGGGCTAAATCCACCCCCCTCTAATATAAATCTACACTTTTTACACCCAAATGTTTATAAAGCTCACACTATTCACCGAGACTGCATAGGAACTTCTTCAATACCAAAACTAACCTCTTGTGGTGGTAAAATATGGAACCAATCAAGTTTATTTTTTCTCTCACTTTACTGCATCCTTTTATCATTCCCCATCCTTACCTTCCAATACTGAAAACTTATAGTAACAACTATCATCATCAACTAAAATATACCAGAGTATAGCAAAAATTTACCAGAACAGTTCTCATCTTCTCATACGTAATAAGAGAAGTAATAACATTTGTTGGCATTGTTTCAACCAAGGCCAACAAAAGGAACGAAGAAAAACGTTAAGAAATTTAGAAATTAACATATGTAAGGATCTCTATTGGATATCCAAATAAACACATGAATATGGGTTCTCCAtagaaaattgaaatctaaataTCCAATCAAGAAAACCCAATAttattgataataaaaaaacaaaaatttcaggATCAAGACTGAATAGTGATACTTGATTTTCAAATATCtattgataataaaaaaaataatgatcaTGGCAATGATTTCATACTCACTTGGAACTAGAAGTTTGGAGTTTTGCAGCTGATGATAATAGTTGTTCGCTATGGATTGTGAATATCATAAAGTAAGGAAAAGGAATTATAAAAGGATGCAATTGAGTGGGAGAGAAAATAAACTTCATTGGCGCTATCTTTTTCCATCACAAAAGGTTAGTTTTGCTAATGAAAAAGTTTCTATGAAATCCTGATAAATAGTACGGGCTTATAGACATTTTGGCGTAAAATGTGTGACTTTAGACTAGAGAGTGTGGATTTAGCCCCACCGGTAactttttgttgattttttgagtttcacAGTGTAATTCTTTTATTAATTCTTTACATCTATAGTATCTGAATCCGTTTAATGTAATTTTTATCACTTGTGCAAATTTAATGAAATTATAATATTACATTAACAAAAAAGTCAAACGCGAAAGCCATGAATTAAGTAAAGATTGACGCAAGAATCATCTTAATTAGCAAAACGATAGACAAAAAAACACAAAGATCATTATGATTAGATACCTAAATAGCCCAAAAAGCAGAGGTAACAAGAGATGATATATTTGTATGTAAAATTAGTGGTGGAGCCAGCACAATTTTACTTAGCTCTGTGAAATATTCACATTAAAAGTAGTAACAAATAGCAACACAgatatttaataaaaatatacAAGAATGCAATAAACCCACAAATCCTACAATCATTAAACTACATATCTTCTGTGCATGGGAAAACCTCACCATTGGACTAACTTCTTAAATAAGCATTAGGGTTATGCTTGTAGTCATAAAAAATtacataaattgctttttttatATTATGAATGGCTATCAATTTATTTATACAGATATGTTGAATTTCAACGTATTATTctggacaaaaaaaaattttctaaagccACCTAAAATGAGCACTTTCCGTTGGTCACTGAATACATTTACATATTATTAAGGTAAAAATAAAATTCTAAGAGAAGAACGTATATCTCCTAAAAAGTAAAGAGAATACTTGGTTATCATCTCTGGAAAACCAACAAATGTAACAATGATGTGCTGCAGATAGAGCCACAATTCCATAAATTTCCGCTTTGGCTTGCTAAGAAACTGGTAAAgagaaagaaatttttaagGAATACTAGCTCCTCCTGGAGGGGTtccaatcatggttcaaagactcggtCGAGTTGTCACCGTTTCGAACCTTCCCGATACGATATCGGAACGATACAATTCCAAGATATTTGACTCGCCGAGACGTCACCGTAAATGGTTGAAACGGTCGAATCACATCAAATCACTCCGAGTCATTCCGAATCaacttgaatttttattatttttactaatttttttaattatttttgtttttcatattttttaataatttttgtttttcatattttttaataatttttagaatattaaatatatcAAAAATTCGAGTCTCGTTGAGACTGCGACCGATATGTCGAGATCAATGTGAAACGGTCTGGACTACGActgcgactttgaaccatggttcCAACAATTTTTCAAGTCTTGAATCAAAGGCTTCATCCCCGATGACAATATCCACAAGATTCTCTAACAAGGAGTACAAGAATTCCATGAATTCATCCCTTGAAGGGGAACTGGATTCCAAAAAGATATCCAACATACTGCGAGACGATGCCTGACTCTTAGGATAGTCATGCCAATCACGCCTCCAAGATGGCTCAAAATTTCTTGTATCCCATATAACTCTTGACTGAGATACCGATAAGGCGTCCAACATTTCAACGTACAGTTTATTTGTGTTTTCCCTAAATTTCTTTAGAGTTTCTGGAAAATCAAAGGCTGCTCCGGCCAAGTTGCTGTGGGGCAATCCATCCTTTAATTCAAGAAGCAGAGAGCAAAACTGCTGCCCATTTCGA is drawn from Coffea arabica cultivar ET-39 chromosome 1c, Coffea Arabica ET-39 HiFi, whole genome shotgun sequence and contains these coding sequences:
- the LOC113723475 gene encoding putative late blight resistance protein homolog R1A-4, translating into MDYRRRQQDSKYCPEIILEKLQLLGDEGVFSKDDGSFRMLKRDLEELKDFIPNARALEDSFFSLVEFVHPNGQQFYSYFGLDQDFSRFHLIGEDSSLRDFLKNFMHQIRCLEESVHQSRMLFSPFHVGEAATFRDILKNFRQDIGCLEDSIHQNWKVFYSLLLKDGLPPTGGSCFQESLENLRQQIRHLCGELWNSMVQFFSESAEIYSKLLLEHGWTGEWYSSILDRLQGEHSSWTYELMRLFNSFREKFCCFLRVARLRDSRLGLVVAIFERDLKALNVSSDYLWNWAEGFINEQNVVVALFATHLCCLLFRGDNQVFDGTDICLSTNTMTCIDSILDFCKEDHALNELMVELRLVKTFFLCARKLCNPSKTGLLEDAVNENGQQFCSFLQLEDGLLPRELAGDTSNFRRILKNCRQKISKMYVEMLDSLLKSVSQGRDRYDYCNKSHNSYLESFLESSSPSRDEFLEFFYFLLQNLEDIVIWGEACDSRLAKLLEPLQEKLVFLKNFIRFAILQVKPKRNLLEHCAVVALSAAHLCYICWSSKYDDQELDGLGIKISELIDKIKPADHRALLTYIRVVESGSTSPTLSTKQDMIIVGEFVDSLLGHLWELLLNCPPCFMVSLKHQLRMLYEGLRFLRNILTKEKCDGLDERIKDLVGALVSDAGIIIFSLYQNNIREASAKKIDIQLFCLLEKIKIIKAEVEEKYPVVSNFNFLTTNALGLIDLLLEKLKEVASYEVDPLFSFAEDRVHLLRSYLKNAMEQHNQDANLQAQTIQEDLSFLKSFLDNNLEQHTEKEKLHIQMMQDDLVFLRSYLENNRDQRNHLEELQALRSRITEVAHKTEFVIDSLIVGDVSFYSLMLFDKVTEEIKLLKTKTREFDSIKAEKPTNSSRDVPQAGSKWTGAFHLVPSQGNISTIHKTSVYLKDQEQAIIDQLIGGSMQLDIISIVGMPGLGKTFLAQRVYHDPSIAPHFHILAWCCISQVYCKKDLLLGILGCIDPKAQYSEMDEDDLAHKLCNHLRKQKYLIVLDDVWDIEAWNALKISFPDYANGSRIILTSRHHGITGKPHHLRPLDEEESWELLKKKLSITIEGGYPVEVSVLGRQIAKNCNGLPLSIVIISGILGTLDQGRWGEVAERLDSNSKIGATEQCKSILELSYIHLPDHLKPCLLYFSAFREDQEISVKKLTWLWIAEGFLQKKESESLEKLAEGYLIDLINRSLVMEGQKRSIGGVKTCHIHDLLHVFCLGKAKDKKFLHLIQGCDGFLNFDEPHYLYRLSIHSQPKHFAKSKIFCPHVRSLLHSCRGIGSRGVSYNLSFVCHLKLLQVLDLEQINLGFTFLCELGLLIQLRYLAVSGWIKYIPPSLENLSNLEAFCVTTYYPDFVLSSLEDIFWKLQKLRRLQVRGALIDIRLAKENPESSCMLYNLHTFSTPKLYLGQSMEKMMMKFPKMRRLKCCLLQSEQSSSEGTRIVAMDSLSQLESLKLLLGKVTANCIEFHLPLNLKKLTLEDFSWSIICTIRKLPNLEALKLIRQADAEKEWDMEDIEYMEEEEIFPKLKFLKLESLKMVRWMGSGEHFPSLERLILEGCAELEELPSCLWETFTLQLIEVHGCLYSAGDLVRDIKKQQMDYGNMDLKILISEEVDESSSCSDGDSDGWLPEEIEESSSSSEIHTDGQANDHLP